The genomic segment GTGACGAGGACTTCGGTGTAGAGATCGGCGCCGTCGCGTTCGAAGCGCGCGTCGTCTTCCACTTCGAACACGACGAGCACGTCGCCGCGCGGGCCGCCCTGCGGCCCAACGCTGCCTTGCTCGCGGAGCGACATGTACTGGCCCGTCGCGACGCCCGCGGGAATGGAGACGCTGAACGTGCGCTCGGCGCGCGCTCGGCCTTCGCCTTTGCAGCGTTTGCATGGGGTGTCGATGATCGTGCCCTGCCCGGCGCAGGTCGGACACGGTGCGACGCTCACGAACTGTCCGAAGAACGAGCGTTGGGCGCGCCGCACTTCGCCGGATCCGCTGCACGTTGGGCAGCGCTTGGGCTTGGTGCCCGGCTCCGAGCCGGTGCCCTCGCAGCGCTCGCATGGATCGAGCAGCTTGAGGGTGAGCTGCTTGTCGACGCCCGAGGCGACTTCCTGCAGCGTGAGCGGGACGGTGACCTTGATGTCGGCGCCGGCGCGGGGGCCGCCGCGCTGGCGGCCGCCGAACATGTCCTCGAGGCCGCCGAACCCGCCGAAATCGCGCATGAAGATGCCTAACGCTTCGGCGAGGTCCACGTGGTGGAATCCTCCCGACGCCGCCCCGCGGAGCCCGGCCTCGCCGTATCGATCGTAGGCCGCGCGCTTGCCGGGGTCGCGCAGCACGTCGTACGCCTCGGTGATGCCCTTGAAGCGCTCTTCCGCGTCCTTGGAGCCGCCGTTACGATCGGGGTGATACTGCATCGCGAGCTTGCGATACGCCTTCTTGATGTCGTCGTCGGACGCATCGCGCGGCACGCCGAGCACGTCGTAGAAGTCAGCCATGTGATTCGGGGATCGTGAACATTACGTTAGGCAGAGTCAATCGAGCAGGTCGCTGATGAGCCGCGAGGTGTGCGTCACCAGCGAGACGACTTTCTCGTAGGGCATTCGCGTGGGTCCGATCACGCCGATCACGCCCGCCAGCGCGCCCGCGTGATACTCGGCGGTGACCACCGTGAGGCCGGACAAGCGCGCGTCCGCGTGCTCGGTGCCGATGGTGATGGAGATGCCGGGCGCCGTATTCTGCCGCTGGAGCAACGCGCCTAACGCTTCCGGGCGGTCGGTGAGCGCCAGCAGCTTGCGCAGATTGTCGCCGGTGGCGAACTCCGGCTGCTCGGCGAGCACGGACGTCTGGCCCAGGAGCACCTGCGGGTCGCCGAACGCGCGGCTCGTGTCCAGCATCTGCTCGGCTTCCTGGATGAAGATGTTGATCAACTCGCCCGCGTCGGATCCGGCGCGCTGGTCGCGCAGCCGCTCGGAGAGCGTGGACCGCAGCTCGCGCCAGGTGCAGCCGGCGAGGCGCTCGTTCAACACCTCCGTCACTTCGGCCATGGCTTTCTCGGCGATCTCGCCCGGCACCTCGACGAAGATGCTGCGCGCGGCGCCGCCCGTTAGGCGGAGCACGAGCAGCAACCGTTCCGAGCTCACCTTGATCAGCTCCAGCCGCTCGAGGCGCGCTTCATCGAGGCGCGGGCCTAACGCAATCCCCAGCTCCTGCGTCAACACGCCCAGCACCTGCGCCGCCCGGCGCAGAATCGCGTCGATGGCCGTGCCGCCGCCGGAGAGCTGCTCGATCAGCGCATCCCGCGCCCCTGGCTCGAGCGGCGCGAAGTGCATGAGGCTGTCCACGTACGTCCGGTACGCCATGTCCGTGGGCACGCGACCCGCCGACGTATGCGGATGGAAGAGAAAACCCTTGTCCTCGAGATCGCTCATCGTGTTGCGGATCGTCGCCGGCGACAAGTCGAGCATGTACCGCCGCGAAATCAACCGCGATCCGGCAGGCTCGGCTGTCTCGACGTAGGAGCGGATGACCGCCGCCAACACGCGGCGCTCCCGATCCGTAAGCTGTGCGAGCGTCATAAGTCTAAAATTACGAATGACTTGACAGTGCGGTCAAGTCGGTTGCCAGCGTATCGAGCCGAAGCCAGCCCCGCGGCGTCAGACGAAGCCTCGACCCTTCTCGCATTGCCCAGCCAGCCGCGACCCAACGATCGAGCATTGCATCGTCGGCTGCCAGAGCCGGCGGTGCGATCTCCACACCATGGTTGGTACGCAGGCCGAGGTAGATGCGTTCCGTGTTGCGGTTGTCTGCGGTGAGGACCTCGTGATCCTCTACCGGGTCACCGCCCGCTGCTATGAGCCGGGACCACGCGGCCAGCTCGCGCGCGTTCCAACGGCGGCGCACGGTATCGAACGAGTGTGCGCTCGGGCCGAACCCATCGTAGGCGAGATGCCGCCAGTAGCTCGAGTTGTGGCGCGCACGGCGCCCGGGTCGAGCGTAGTTGGAGACCTCGTAGTGCTCGAAGCCGGCTGCGCCCAGGGTCTCATCAGCCAGCAGAAAGTCCCGTTCGTACATGTCGTCAGGCGCCTCGTGCATGAGTTGACGATCGCGCCAGCGCGCCAAAGGCGTCGCGGGCTCGATCGTGAGACCGTAAAGCGAGAGGTGTGCCGGTTCGAGCTCGAGCGCGCGACGTAGGTCATCCCGCCAATCGCGGTCGAGCGATGAGGGCAGCGCAAAAATGAGATCGAGCGACAGGTTCTCGATCCCCGCGGCGCGCGCGGCCCATACGGCGCGAGCGATCTGTGCCGCATCGTGGCTGCGGTGCATCCAAACCAGTACGCGGGCATCGAACGATTGTGCTCCGATCGACAATCGATTGATCCCCGCGGCGCGCCAGGCGCGGGCGGATTCTGCGCTCACGTCGTCCGGATTCGCCTCGAGCGTCAGCTCGGCGCCGTCGTCGAAGGCGAAGCGCGCGCGCAGGCGATCCAGCAAGCGGGCCACGCCGTCGCCGCCTAACAGAGACGGCGTGCCGCCGCCGAAGTAGAGCGTATCGATCGCGCGCGGCGCACGGTCGGGGTAGCGCAGGTCGATCTCGCGCGCGAGCGAGTCGATGAAATCGGCGACGGGGACGCTCCGGCGCACTGCGATCGCGAAGTCGCAGTACGTGCACCGCCGCCGGCAGAACGGGACGTGCACGTAGACGTGTCTGGGAAGCGCGTTGGGCGCGGGCGTCGGGGCGAGTTCCGACAGCGGAGACGGCGTGCGGACCACACCGAAACATATCGCTCATCCCCCGCGCGCGCCCGTCATCGACGGCGGATCGCTCCATCGAGCGCGCAATCGATGGCGCCGCGGAGCTCGAGGGATGTGACGGCGGCGAGACACGCCCGTGGCGCGAGCTGAGCGCGGGCCGTGAGCGTGTCGATGTCGGCGGGCCCGAGCGCCAGCGCGTTCCACACGGCGCGTTCACTGGGATCGTCGAAGGACGGTTCGGCGCGGTCGGATGGCGCGGCATGGATGAGACAGAGCGCGTCGTCGACATCAGCAATCACGCATGCACCATCGCGCAGCAAGCGATTTGACCCCTGGCTCTGAGGCGAATCGATGCGACCGGGGACCGCGGCAACCGTGCGTCCGAGATCAGTGGCATAGCGCGCGGTGATGAGGGCGCCGCTTCGCTCCGGGGCTTCGCACACGATGGTGACGGATGCGAGCGCCGCGATGATGCGATTGCGCTTCGGAAAGGAACCTCCGTTCGCACGGTCTCCCGGCAGCTCTTCGGAGAGGACGAGGCCCGTGTCCGCAATGCGTTCGTGCAGCGCGCAGTGCGATACCGGATACGCCACATCGACGCCGGTGCCGAGCACGGCGATGGTCGCACCGGATGGGCAGCGCAGCGCTGCGCGGTGGCCGGCCGCATCGATGCCGCGAGCCATGCCGCTGACGATGGTCGCACCGGCGCGGGCCAGGGCGAACGCGATGTCGGCCGTGGCGCGCTCGCCGTACAGGGTTGCGCGCCTCGTGCCGACGATGGCAACGACGGTGGAGGCCAGGAGGCTCGTTTTCCCGATGGCCCAGAGGAGCGGCGGCGAGAGCGGCTGGTTAGGCGCGCCGACGTGGTCGAGGTCGAACAGCGCGGGCGGATACTCCTCGTCGCCCGCGAGGATGAGGCGCGCCCGGGCGCGCTCGGCGGCCGCGAGCGACTCATCGGCTGTTCGTAAGGCGGCGTCGCGCTCGGTCGCGGTACCGGTCGCATCGAATGCTTCGGGAGCGGACCCAAATCGTGCAACGAGCTCGTGATAGGTGGCGACTCCGACGCGCGGCAGGAGAGAGAGCGCGAGCGCTTGGCGCCGCGCGTCGAGGTCATGGTAGCGCGGCGTCGCTCGCTCGGGCGGTGGCGGCGGTGCGGAGCTCGAGCAGGCGGGTCCACAGCGCCGCAAGGAGCGTGTCGAGGCCCAGCCGGGCGGCGGCGCTGATGGCGAATACGCCGAACGCGTCGGGCGCGCTGATTGGCGGCGCCTCGAGCTCGCCTAACAGATCCATTTTCGTGAACACGACGCAGTGCGGCTTGGACGCCAGCTCGGCGGAATAGCTGGCGATTTCGCGGCGCAGGCCGTCATAGTCGGCTTGCCAGTCGAGCGTGTCCACCGGAATGAGAAACGCAAGGAGGCGCGTGCGCTCGATGTGGCGCAGAAACGTGAGGCCCAGGCCGCGTCCTTCGTGTGCGCCCTCGATGATGCCGGGGATGTCGGCGACGACGAACGTGCGATGGTCGGACAGCTGCACCACGCCCAGGTTCGGCGAGAGCGTGGTGAACGGATAATCGGCTATCTTGGGGTGGGCCGCCGAAATCACCGACAGCAGCGTCGACTTCCCTGCGTTAGGCTGGCCCACGAGGCCGACATCGGCGATGAGCTTGAGCTCGAGCTCGATCCGGCGATGTTGCCCTTCCTCGCCGACCTGCCAATCGCGCGGCGCCTGGTGCGTGGACGTCACGAAGAACGAATTGCCTCGTCCGCCGCGGCCACCGCGCGCGACGAGCAGCGTCTGCCCGTCTTCAGTCACCTCGCCGAGCCATTCCTGCGTGTCGAGATCGCGCACGACCGTGCCCAACGGCACGGGCAGGACGATATCGTCGCCCGAGCGGCCCGTTTTGTTCGCGCCCATACCGTGTTCGCCGCGATCGGCGGCGAACCGGGTGCGATATGTGTAGTCGAGCAAGGTGGCGAGATTGCTGTCCCCCCGCAGGAGCACATTGCCGCCGCGCCCGCCGTCGCCGCCGTCGGGGCCGCCCATGGGCACGCGGTGCTCGCGACGGAACGACACACACCCGGAGCCGCCCGTGCCGGCCTCGATCTCGATGTCGACGCGATCGATGAATGGGCTCATGCGGCGTGCACCCGATCCCAGAGCAAGCGAAAACGGCGATTCGTTTCGTCGCGCAGACGCGGCGCGACGATGTCGAGCACGTCACTGATCTCATCGGCGGACGCGCCGGCGTTCAGCGCGCCGCGCAAGTGCGCGTGGAGCTGGCGGTCGTGCTCGCCCACCGCGCAAACGGCGACGATGCACAGCTCGCGCCTTCGCAAATCGAGCTGGGGGCGGCCGAGGACCTTGCCGTAGCCGTCGACGATCATCCAGGTATCGAGGGCCGGGTGGAGCTCGCGAATGTTGGCGCGCAGGCGCTCGTACGTGTCGCCGTACACCGTCGCGCAGGTGGATTCTCCGCGCGCGTACCAGGCGCGGACGCGTGCCGGCGCGGGATCGGCATCCGGGTCACCGTTAGGCGCGTGCCGGCCCGACGCGCGGCGCCACTCGCGCGCGGCGTTCAACGCCCGCGGAAATCCGCTGAACAAGTGCGATTGCAGAATGAGCTCCTCCACCCAGTCAGGATCGATGCGGGCCGCCGCAGCCCGCGCCATGGCGTTGCGCAGCGCCATCTCGCCGTCCGCCGCGATGGCCGCCGCGAGCTCGACCAGCCCGCGCGTGGCGTTGTCGAGTGCGCGCAGTTTAACCGCCGGCGGTGTCGGGGCCGTCATCGATTCCGCGGGGAGGCAATCGTAGTATTGCGCGCGTCACGCCGCGGGATGCACGTCGCCGACGGTCGCGCCGCGGGTGTTGATGATCGGCGTCGTGAGAAATCCGTACAGGCGCGGCGGCAGCGTGTCTGGCAGCGCGCCCAGATGCTGGAGCGCCCGCAGCACGGCGGGGTGCTGTGCCCGCGACGCGCCATCCTCCACCTTGATCGCGACGCCGAGGCCCGCCGCGGGAATGGCCACACAGTGCACGCCTTCCGCGCCGACTTTGGACAGCACCGCGCCGTCGGTCTCTTCCATGAGCACGGTATCGAAGCGGTCGGTGCCGCCGACGAGGAACGGGCGCGTCGTCATGGCGTGCACGATGCGCTGCGGCACGTCCACGCCGCGGTGCGCCGCGTCGCCTAACCGGGCGAACGCGAGCGCCATCGCCCGCAGCGGCAAGCCGAACGCGACGACGCCGCACCCATCCACGACCTGCCCGATGCGGTCGGCCTGGACGCCAGTCCAGGCGGCGATTTCCTGCAGCGCCGCCTGCTGCACGGGGTGGCACGGCGTCTCGTAGCCTAACGTCGGCCATCCCGCGCGGCGCGCGTGCGCGAGCATGGCGGCGTGTTTGCCCGAGCAGTTGTTGTGCAGCCGCGTGGGCGCATCTCCCGATTGCTGCAGCAGGCGCGCGCCGCGGCGCGTGAGCGGGTCGTGCGGCCCGCAGGCGAGGTCGCCCTCCTCGAGGCCGACGGCGTCGAGCATGCGGCGCGCGAGCTCCACGTGCTCCGGTTCCCCGCCGTGTGACGCGCACGCGAGGGCGAGCGCATCGTCGCCCCATCCGAGGCCGTCGAACGCCTTCGACTCGAGCAGTGGAATCACCTGGAACGGTTTCGCGCAGGATCGCCACACCGTCACGAGATCGATGTCGCCGCTTTCGCACACGACGCGATTCGACGCGTCGACGACCACCGCGTGCACGCGGTGGCGCGATTCCACCAGGTCGCCGCGGGTGGCGACGACATCCAAATCAAACTGCATCACGAACCGCCGTCTGCTGGGGGACGTTCGCCGTGCGGGCCAGCGCGAGGAGCACGCCGCCCAACACGCACGTGCCGCCGACGAGCGTGAACGTCGACGGCACTTCGCGAATACTGGGGACGAGCGCCGCGATGAGCGTCGCGCCGACGGGTTCGCCGAGCGCCGTCACGTTCACCACGTACGCGGGCAGGTACTTGAGCGCCCAGTTGAGGCCGGTGTGTCCGAGGAGCATCGGACCGGCCGCGAGCGCAACGAAGATCGCGAACTCGCGGCGCGGCTGCGGGAGAACCGGCGCGCGCGTGAGAGCGCAAATGCCTAACAACACGACGAGGCACGCGCCGTACACGAGCGCGACGTACGGCCAGAGGTCGAGCGTCCGGCGGAGCCGCCGCCCAACGAGATAGTAGAGCGCCGCGGCCACTCCGCCGCCGAGCGCCAGCGCGTCGCCCAACAGGGCGCGCGTGCCCTGCGCCGACGCCGCGAACCGCGCATCGCCCCATGCGACGATGCATGCACCGGCCATCGCGAGCGCGATGCCCAACCATTGCCGGCCGGTGGGCGCCTCGCGCAGCCACACCACCGAAATGAGCGCGACGATCACGGGTTGGATGTTGACCAGCACCACCGACGCGGCGATCGACGTCATGTCCACCGATGCGGTCCAGCTCCAGAAGTGCAGCGCGAGCATGGCACCGGCGCCGAGCGCGAGCGCGACGCCGCGGCGGTCGAGGCGCTTCCATTGGATCCAGCCACGGCGCGGCACGAGGATCGCCGCGACGACGACCACCGAAAAAAAGAGGCGCCACGTGGCGATGACGAGCGGCGGGGCGTGCGACAAGCGCACGAGCGGTGCCGCCATCGAGATCCCGATGATTGCCGCCAGGAGGACGAGCAGCATGTCTCATAAGCTATCGGGTCAGTGCGGCAAGAGGTATTGGGTTGCACGACCGGTCACTGCGGCGTGCGGGCGTGCCGTGTACATTATCCGCCATGTCACCGAGGGACACTGTTGCGCCGGCCGCATCGTCGCTCAGCCGCGACCGACTCGATCTGCTGCTGGCGGCGGCCCGCCGCGTGCGCGTGGCGATCCTCGGCGACGCGATGCTCGACGTGTATCTGCACGGCGACGTCGAGCGCATCTCGCCCGAGGCGCCGGTGCCGGTGGTCCGCGTGCGGGAGCGGCGGTCGGCGTTGGGCGGCGCGGCCAACGTCGCGCACAACGTGGTTGCGTTAGGCGCGCAGGCGGACCTCGTGTGCGTCGTCGGCCGCGACGCGAGCGCCGCCGAGCTCCGCCGGATGCTCGGCGCCATCGGCGCCGATGGACCGTCGCTGGTGGATGTGGACCGGGCCACCACCACCAAGACGCGCGTCCTCGCCCGCGTGCAGCAAGTGGTGCGGGTGGACGAAGAAGACGACGCGGACCTCCCCGGCGGCGACGCCGAGCGCGTGGTGGCCGCCGCGCGCCGCGCGATCGACCGCGCCGACGCGCTGGTGCTCGAGGATTACAACAAGGGCGTCCTGCTTCCCCGGCTCATCGAGGACGTCATCGCGCACGCGCGGCAGCGCGGGATTCCCGTCGTCGTCGACCCCAAGTACCGCAATTTCTTCTCGTATCGCGGGGCGACCGTGTTCAAGCCCAACCGGCGCGAGCTCGAGGCAGCGTTAGGCGCGGCGGTGGACCTCGAGCATCCGCGGGCCCTGCCGTCGGCCCTCGAGCGGCTGGGCGTAGAGCATCTCCTGCTCACGTTGGGCGAGCGCGGCATGGTCCTGGCCGGCCGCGATGGCACGCTGCACCGGATTCCGGCCACCGCGCGCGAAGTCTACGACGTCGTCGGCGCCGGCGACACCGTGACCGCGTACCTGGCGGCGATGCTCGCGGCCGGCGCGTCGCCCCAGGAAGCGGCCGAGGTGGCGAACCTGGCCGCCGGCGTGGAGGTGGGAAAGTTAGGCGCAGCGTCCGTGAGCGCCGCCGAAGTCCGCGAGGCCGCCGCCACCCGCGACGACGCCGCGGGCGCCCGCACCGGCGCCTGAGGCGCGGCGCCGGCGCGCCCGCGCCTACATGCCGAGGTGCTTCTTCAGGAACGCGACCGTCCGCGGCCACGCATCCTTGATCGCCGCCAGATTCGCCTGCTCTTCAGCCGGGTCGCGTTGCGCCTTGGGGTCATCCTGCGCACGCGCGAAGCCGTGAATCGCGCCCTCGTAGTTCTTCCCGAAATACTCTTTGTGCAGGGCGTGCATCATCGAGTCCACCGCCGGCATCGCCGCGCCGATCCGCGCATCCTTCGACCCGCTCAACAGCATCATCGGCACGTTGATCTTCTTCAGCGAATCGACGTTAGGCACCGCGTTGTCCATGTACGGCAGCCCGTAGTAGGCGATCCCGCCCGAGAAGCCCGACGTGCCCTCGTTGGTCGCATAGCCCCACGTGGTGTACCCGCCCCAGCAGAATCCCATCACCGCGTACTTGTGCTCGGCCGACGGCTGCGACATGGCGTACCGCGCCGCCGCTGTGATCCCCATGTTCCGCTCGGCCGGCGCAACACCGCGAATGAGCTTCACCGCCGAATCGGCCGGCAGCTCATCGGCTGACGCGCCGCCGCGCACGCGCGAGAGCAGATCCGGCGCGATCGCGATGAATCCGTCGGCCGCCACCTGGTCGGCCACCCCGCGAATCCACGTCTGAAGCCCGAAGATCTCGTGCACGATCACGACGACCGGCGTGTGCGGCCGCGACGTTTCCGGGTACACGATCCACGCCATGAGCGAGTCCTTCGACCCGGGCTCCCAGGGAATCTTGACCCACTCGCCATGACGCGGGCTCGCATCGATGCGCGCCTTGGCCGTGCTCGCGCTCGGCGGCAGTCCCGGAACGCCCTGCGCGTCGCTTCGCCTAACGATTCGCGGCGCCGCCATGTCGGCCGCCGTCATGCCGGCCATGTGATCGCCGGCGGCAAATGACGACGACTGCGGCACGCGCCGCTGCATGGTGCACGCCGTCCCCGCGAGGACGGCAATTCCAGTCACACAAAGAACACGGCGAGCACGCATGGGTCTGCTCCAGTCGGGTAGTGTGGTGACTGGTACGCTACCCGGCCGCCGCGCCGCGCGGAAGACGACCGGCATCTCGGCCGAGCGCGGCTACTCCTCCCGGATTGCCGTCATGGGATCGATCCGCGCGGCACGGCGCGCCGGGAGCCAACTGGCGAACGCGGCGACCGCTATGAGAATCGCGGTGGTTGCCACGAATGTCGTGGCGTCGAGCGCGCCCACACCGAAGAGCAGCGTACGCATGACGCGCGTCAGTGCAAACGCACCGGCCAGACCGAGCGCAGACCCCCAGACCGCGGTGGCAAGCCCGTCGCGCAGCACCAGCCCAACGATGCCGTTGGCCGTCGCGCCGATCGCGAGCCGCACGCCGATCTCTCGCTGTCGCTGCACCACCGAATAGGCGACGAGTCCGGACAGGCCAACCGCGGCCAGCAGCAGCGCGAGGATGGCAAAGGCGGCGATCAGGAGCAGATCGAACCGCCGCGAGCCGACCGACTGCGACACGAGCGACTCGACACTCTGCACGCGTGTCACCACCAACTGCGGATCGATCGTGTGCACGACGTCCCTCACCCGCGATGTCAGCGCCTTCGGGTCGCCCGGTCCGCGGACGACGAACGCCAATTCGCGCATCTCCGCATCGACGAGCGCCGTGTCCACCGCCAACTCCCGCGCCGGGAAGTACACCTCGGGAAGGCTCTGCTGGTCTAACGCATGCTCCGGCACCGTGCGCACGACGCCGACAATGCTCTTCCACGGGTCCGTGGATTCGGGCGCACCCCATTTGAGGCGGCGGCCGATCGGATTGGCGTTCCCGTAGAACTGGTGTGCGAACCGTGCGTCGATGATCGCGACCGACGCGCCTTTCGCATCGTCGCGCGCGTCGAAGGGCCGACCCTCCACCACCGGGATGCCCATCGTGCGGAAATAATCGGAAAACACCACGAAGTTTGCCGCCAGCGGCACCTTCGGCAACACGATTCCCTCGGGGCTGACCGCGATCTGCCATCCGCCTAACATTGGCAGGTTGACGGCCGCCGTCGCGCCGCGCACGCCCGGCATGCGGGCCAACGAATCGATGAGCGCCTGCTCCGCACCCGGGACACGGGCATCGCTGTACCGGTACGACGGGAACGCGACGCGGAACGAGAGCAGATGTTCGGGCACGAATCCCGGATCGATCTCGAGCACCTTCGCGAAGCTCCGCGCCAGCAGCCCGGCGCCGGTGGTGAGCACGAGGGCGAGGGCGATTTCGCTCGCGACGAGCACACGGCGCGCACGCTGGCGGCTGCGGCCGGCGCTCGTGCCGCGGCCTTCGTCGCGCAGCGTGTTGGACAACCCCAGGGACCGGCCGGAGAGCGCCGGCACGAGCGAAAACACCGCCACGACCAGGCCCGTGACGCCGAGGGTGAAGATGAGCACGCGCGCATCGAGGCCGATGCGGTAGCCGGCGAGCATCCCGTCGGGCGCGAGGCGCGACAGCGCCGACGCGCACCAGTGCGCCAGCACCAACGCGCCTAACGCACCGGGCACGGCCAGCACCGCGCCCTCGATCAGGTACTGCATGACCAGCCGCCCTCGGCTCGCGCCTAACGCACGCCGGACGGCGAGCTCGCGCGTCCGCGCGGCCGCGCGCGCCAACAGCAGGCCGGCCACGTTGATGCACGCGATGAGCAGCACGAACGCGACCGCGCCCAGCAGCACGATGAGCGGCTGGCGCACGTCGGACACGAGATGCGCCCGCAACGGCAGCGCGGCGGCAGTGACGCGGAATTTGGGCGAATAGAAATTCGGATAGAGCGAGGGCAGGCGCGCGGCGATCGTGCCCACCGCCGCCGTTGCGTTCTCCACCGAGACGCCGGGCGCCAGCCGCGCGACCATGTACGCGTTGAAGGAATTCCCGCGCCCCTGCATCACGTCCGACGTCATGCGCAACGGCACGAAAAACGCGGCGGGCTCGAGACCGAGCCCCGGCAGCGGGAACGTGAACTCGCGCGGCATCACGCCGAGCACCGTCGTCGGTTTGCCGTCGAGCGCGATCGTCCGGCCGACGATCGATCGATCGGCGCCGAAGCGGCGCCGCCACAGCGCATCGCTCAAGACCACCGCGTCCGGCGACCCGGGCGCATCGTCCCCCGTCTGGAACGCCCGGCCTAACGCGGGAGCCGCGCCGAGCACGCGAAACACTCCGGACGACACCTCGAGTCCCGACAATCGCTCGGCTTGCTCGCCCCCGGTGAGGGTGGACGAGACCCGATCGAAGACGCTGGCCGACGTAAAGACGCTGCCGTCGAGCGTCGCGAAATCGCCGAAATCCGGCGTCGAAATCGTCCCGAAGTTCGCGTCGCTGATCGCCGGAAGGCCTTCACCCACCATCACCAGCCGCCCCGGATCGCGAAACGGCAGCGGCCGGAAGAGCACGGCATCGACCACGGAGAAGATGGCCGTGTTGACGCCAATGCCTAACACGAGACACGCGATGGCCGCCGCCGCAAACGCCCGCTGGCGCGCGAGCTGGCGCAGCGCGTGGCGCAGGTCGGCCACCGCGCCCGACAGCGCGTCGCTCATCGATCGTCTCCTGGCATATTGGTCTTCGATGCGCTGGCAATCATTCCGGACGCGGGCGAGGTTGCCCAGGCGCTCGACGGCGCGAGCGCGAGCGGCGGCCGGATCGAGACCGCTCGCGATGTATTCGTCGACGCGCGCCTCGAGGTGAAAGGACAGCTCCTGCTCGAGCTCGCCGCGCGGGTCGCTGCGCCAGAACGCGACGTAGCGAAACCACGATGGATTCGGACGCTGCGCGGGCATCGGCATCGTCGCGCGCTACGCCCAGGCCGGGCGCTTGGTGCTCGTCAGAACCTTGGCCACCGCGGCGGCGAACGCCGACCACGACGACGCTTCCTGCCGCAACTGCTGCCGCCCGCGCACCGTGATCCGATAGTACTTTGCCTTACGATTGTTCTCCGACAGCCCCCAGCTCGCTTCCACGAAGCCGCGTTTCTCGAGACGGTGCAGCGCCGGATAGAGCGACCCTTCCTCGATGCGCAGCGCATCGTCGGTCACGTCCTGCAGCCAGCGCGCGACGCCGTACCCGTGCGTCGGTCCCCAGGACAACGCCTTGAGCACGAGCACATCGAGCGTGCCCTGGAGCAGCTCGACCGTTTCCGTATCAGTCGCCATGATCCATCACCTCGAGAGAGCACACGTTCCGGACGGACGCCGCGCGCGCCCCATAGAACGACATGGGGAAGAAAAAACCTCTCCCATAGAATGTCAAGGGGGGAGGCCGCGGCATCCTGCCGGCGACCTCTGGCGCCCGGCCGGCGGGATGAGAGATTCATGGTGGCTCGACCGTCGGTGCATCAGCGCCTCTTTCACGATCATCATGACCCGTCGCACACTCGTCGTTGCCCTCTGCGCGTCGTTGCTCGGACGCGCCGCCTTCGCGCAGACGCCGGTCGACTCGTCGCTCGCGGCGTACATCGACGGCATCCAGGCGATCGACAGCCACGCGCACCCGATGCTTCCGGTCCCGTCCGGTGCGCCG from the Gemmatimonadaceae bacterium genome contains:
- the dnaJ gene encoding molecular chaperone DnaJ: MADFYDVLGVPRDASDDDIKKAYRKLAMQYHPDRNGGSKDAEERFKGITEAYDVLRDPGKRAAYDRYGEAGLRGAASGGFHHVDLAEALGIFMRDFGGFGGLEDMFGGRQRGGPRAGADIKVTVPLTLQEVASGVDKQLTLKLLDPCERCEGTGSEPGTKPKRCPTCSGSGEVRRAQRSFFGQFVSVAPCPTCAGQGTIIDTPCKRCKGEGRARAERTFSVSIPAGVATGQYMSLREQGSVGPQGGPRGDVLVVFEVEDDARFERDGADLYTEVLVTYAQLVLGADVDVPNVTGAISLRVPPGTQSGQVFQLRGRGLPRVNASGVGDLHVRVQLWTPQTVSPEHKTLLQELQKLEGDMPAGNARSKGLWSKMKEALGA
- the hrcA gene encoding heat-inducible transcriptional repressor HrcA, whose protein sequence is MTLAQLTDRERRVLAAVIRSYVETAEPAGSRLISRRYMLDLSPATIRNTMSDLEDKGFLFHPHTSAGRVPTDMAYRTYVDSLMHFAPLEPGARDALIEQLSGGGTAIDAILRRAAQVLGVLTQELGIALGPRLDEARLERLELIKVSSERLLLVLRLTGGAARSIFVEVPGEIAEKAMAEVTEVLNERLAGCTWRELRSTLSERLRDQRAGSDAGELINIFIQEAEQMLDTSRAFGDPQVLLGQTSVLAEQPEFATGDNLRKLLALTDRPEALGALLQRQNTAPGISITIGTEHADARLSGLTVVTAEYHAGALAGVIGVIGPTRMPYEKVVSLVTHTSRLISDLLD
- the hemW gene encoding radical SAM family heme chaperone HemW, which translates into the protein MVRTPSPLSELAPTPAPNALPRHVYVHVPFCRRRCTYCDFAIAVRRSVPVADFIDSLAREIDLRYPDRAPRAIDTLYFGGGTPSLLGGDGVARLLDRLRARFAFDDGAELTLEANPDDVSAESARAWRAAGINRLSIGAQSFDARVLVWMHRSHDAAQIARAVWAARAAGIENLSLDLIFALPSSLDRDWRDDLRRALELEPAHLSLYGLTIEPATPLARWRDRQLMHEAPDDMYERDFLLADETLGAAGFEHYEVSNYARPGRRARHNSSYWRHLAYDGFGPSAHSFDTVRRRWNARELAAWSRLIAAGGDPVEDHEVLTADNRNTERIYLGLRTNHGVEIAPPALAADDAMLDRWVAAGWAMREGSRLRLTPRGWLRLDTLATDLTALSSHS
- the dprA gene encoding DNA-processing protein DprA — its product is MRRCGPACSSSAPPPPPERATPRYHDLDARRQALALSLLPRVGVATYHELVARFGSAPEAFDATGTATERDAALRTADESLAAAERARARLILAGDEEYPPALFDLDHVGAPNQPLSPPLLWAIGKTSLLASTVVAIVGTRRATLYGERATADIAFALARAGATIVSGMARGIDAAGHRAALRCPSGATIAVLGTGVDVAYPVSHCALHERIADTGLVLSEELPGDRANGGSFPKRNRIIAALASVTIVCEAPERSGALITARYATDLGRTVAAVPGRIDSPQSQGSNRLLRDGACVIADVDDALCLIHAAPSDRAEPSFDDPSERAVWNALALGPADIDTLTARAQLAPRACLAAVTSLELRGAIDCALDGAIRRR
- the obgE gene encoding GTPase ObgE — its product is MSPFIDRVDIEIEAGTGGSGCVSFRREHRVPMGGPDGGDGGRGGNVLLRGDSNLATLLDYTYRTRFAADRGEHGMGANKTGRSGDDIVLPVPLGTVVRDLDTQEWLGEVTEDGQTLLVARGGRGGRGNSFFVTSTHQAPRDWQVGEEGQHRRIELELKLIADVGLVGQPNAGKSTLLSVISAAHPKIADYPFTTLSPNLGVVQLSDHRTFVVADIPGIIEGAHEGRGLGLTFLRHIERTRLLAFLIPVDTLDWQADYDGLRREIASYSAELASKPHCVVFTKMDLLGELEAPPISAPDAFGVFAISAAARLGLDTLLAALWTRLLELRTAATARASDAALP
- a CDS encoding carboxymuconolactone decarboxylase family protein, which translates into the protein MTAPTPPAVKLRALDNATRGLVELAAAIAADGEMALRNAMARAAAARIDPDWVEELILQSHLFSGFPRALNAAREWRRASGRHAPNGDPDADPAPARVRAWYARGESTCATVYGDTYERLRANIRELHPALDTWMIVDGYGKVLGRPQLDLRRRELCIVAVCAVGEHDRQLHAHLRGALNAGASADEISDVLDIVAPRLRDETNRRFRLLWDRVHAA